One window of the Salmo trutta chromosome 35, fSalTru1.1, whole genome shotgun sequence genome contains the following:
- the LOC115174925 gene encoding proline-rich nuclear receptor coactivator 1 gives MLGESLINIEPNLDNFENNKPPVLTSYHVGASLGKTRQALLKKGGRKLRSTTSGLQRTHQQPRQKTLRNNPTRLADINNNVAASKSPSAELATHRTQATVLTCHHLKQRTKKELLKSKNGRVERATTQGDQSVHNLDRLDQAAQNLNTRSQRSRHVNAPCNAPSVQKYDNSCHTKPNSALFQLLRREKNPFNSVDNVKIVTVSPAELVPEDELKDGEKIYAGAKFSEPPSPSVLPKPPSHWVGETAPQHPDHSREQITFHLKSLLKVQDKP, from the exons ATGTTGGGCGAATCACTAATAAATATTGAACCAAATCTGGACAACTTTGAAAACAATAAGCCACCCGTTTTGACTTCCTACCACGTCGGGGCAAGCCTAGGCAAAACAAGGCAAGCACTGTTGAAGAAAGGTGGGAGAAAATTGCGTTCAACAACGTCAGGGTTGCAGCGGACACACCAACAACCGCGCCAAAAAACGCTGAGAAACAACCCCACGCGCCTTGCAGACATCAACAACAATGTCGCAGCTTCGAAATCCCCAAGTGCCGAACTCGCAACCCACCGGACCCAGGCGACTGTGCTGACCTGTCACCATCTAAAGCAGAGGACAAAGAAAGAG CTGCTGAAGTCAAAAAATGGGAGAGTGGAGAGGGCCACAACACAAGGTGACCAGTCTGTCCACAACCTCGATAGACTCGATCAAGCTGCCCAAAATCTCAACACCCGGAGCCAAAGGAGCAGGCACGTTAATGCACCTTGCAATGCTCCCTCAGTACAGAAATATGACAACAGCTGCCACACGAAGCCCAATTCTGCTCTCTTCCAGCTCCTCCGTAGAGAGAAGAATCCCTTCAACTCAGTTGACAATGTCAAGATTGTGACGGTATCCCCAGCTGAGCTTGTACCTGAGGATGAGCTGAAAGACGGAGAGAAGATCTATGCTGGAGCTAAATTCAGCGAGCCCCCGTCTCCAAGTGTCCTGCCCAAACCACCGAGTCATTGGGTCGGCGAGACTGCCCCCCAACATCCCGACCACAGCCGAGAGCAAATTACGTTTCATTTGAAGTCTCTGCTAAAGGTTCAAGATAAACCATGA